Genomic segment of Bubalus kerabau isolate K-KA32 ecotype Philippines breed swamp buffalo chromosome 6, PCC_UOA_SB_1v2, whole genome shotgun sequence:
tatctccattttaggtaaaaatgaattaaagctAATGCAAATGACCTTTCAAACAACCCTGTCAGGAGAGCAGAGAATATATTAATCTCATTTCatgaagcggagaaggcaatggcaccccactccagtactcttgcctggaaaatcccatggacggaggagcctggtgggccgcagtccatggggttgctaagagtcggacaagactcatcgacttcactttcacttttcactttcatgcattggagaaggaaatggcaacccactccagtgttcttgcctggagaatcccagggacgggggagactggtgggctgccgtctctggggtcgcacagagtcggacacgactgaaattgacttagcagcagcatttcgTGAAGATGAAAAATGACTCAATTTTCAAAAGACCTGCTCACTTCCAAGAAGATGGTGATCAGTGGAGCCAGATTAGAGCCACTCTCTAATAATTCTACTTCAGTACTGTTTTCACTGTACCACACTGCCTCTGAAATATATTGCTGTTTTCAACAAATGTGTAAATCCAAATGTTTTACACTGGTAttcctaaatattaaaaagaaaagatttcttttttgaggACAAAGGCATAATGGATTTTCTATCTATGCCCCACCtcctgccaaaaaagaaaaaaaacaaaacactgaaagactttaaatctgaaaatgttaaatctgaaatttcacaaaatttcaaaatttacatAAAGAATAGTCATGTATCCCAAAAGGATTCCTCACTGGCAAATACTAATTATCACTCAAAAAAGATACTGTTTTGTCAATTCCCCTGGCAACAATATAAATTACAAGGCAGAGGTTTTATCTAGTTTGTTCAATGTATCACCAAATTGCACACAACAGGTGCTTGGTAACTATTTACTGAACTGACAATTATAAATTCAAGTAAAACCGATGTAATTTTCTGTGTCAGATGCCACAGTGTCATGGATAGGTAACTTGAACAGCATGGAACGGCTGCTACTCAACTACTTTTTACCTACAAAGAGGCAAAGGTTCAACCTAATTGCTTTTAATAATCTTTCTGGAAAATATTACAAAGTAAAGAGGTAAACAGCTATTATGAAAGCTAagacagaaatggagaaattttttctcctaagaaaaatgtattaaatgAAAGTTGCCAAAGGCTCCAGGTCCTATTCTGAGATACTCTCAAGAGTCAACTGTAACAGTCCCACCCTTTTAAAGAGGATGGTGATTcacatttctttgtatttaaagtaACTTCCATGTTGGTGTTTATGTACATATAGATACACTCACATGTGAAGATATGCAATATGTATTAAGAACATGGACTACTTTATTAGCTAATTCTGATCTCATGTAAATGTTCAAACATCTCATCAGGTACAATTCTAACTATTAtcaaagagtaaaataaattcGTCTCCAGAGATCACATTAAAAAGCTAATCTGGACATATTACCTTTCCCAATACTCTAACACACCAGGCTAAAAAGGTGATTGATATGCAGTTACTccacatttaattttcttcatcaTTAGAAACATACCTaacattaatatatttctttaagcAGATTACTTCCAAAAGTATCTTAAACACGTTTTCCTAAAAACTCAGATAACTGGGATTCCAgaacaaaagtagaaaaaagacattttagtCAGCATTTTACTGATGTCCTTTCCTTCTACATTTCCAAGAAAAATCCAGACTTATGTAGCTTTACTAATGTCCcttaaaagaaaatgtcaaaacaCATCCAAGAAAATTTGCTttacatttctagaaataaaaggaTGTCACTTAAATATGACAGTTTTAAATTTTTGGACATTATTCTGTCCATCTAGACCTGAAGAATTCTTAACTAACATTCCAAAAATCACAACTTTAAGGAAGTGACATATgtgtaattatggctgatttgcattttttctatagcagaaaccaacacaagagtgtaaagcaattttcctccaattaaaaaataaatttttaaaaaagatgggaaaaaaaatcacaacttttaatatatatgaaataaagaaaatatccaGGTTACAGAAGAGTTTAATGTCAAAGTATAATTTACATGATTAAAAGTTCTGATTTCTATACAAAGTATTCTACATAGACAGTATAAGAAGCTGACAATGTATAATTTCTAAGTAACATCAAGTGATTTTATCTTCTCACATTGCAAATGAAATGTTAACAGCCTAAAAACTACACAATCTGCCACGGATGACAATAAGGAAGAGCAGCACATATCAGCAAGTCATCACATGTAACGAGTTCCTGTTTTTCTTGTTTGTGATCCCCACACCGGCAGCGTTTTCGTTTCGTCCACTCTGCTCTTATGTATTTGAAAAGCGGGTGCTATCCATCTGCCACATGAGCACTGTTCACCATACCAGTTGAAAGAACCCAACTTGGCATTGCATTTGGGGCAGAGAAGctaaaagaaaacagatgtgTTACTTCTTCTCTCACTTTTATATAAAACAAGTAATTATCTTTGGTAACACAGGATATAAAACAGTAAGACATGGCTCACAGCTTCAAGGAGTTAATGATCTAACCAGTGAGATGAAATGTAATGGCAATTTACTATAAGGGATAGTAGACTACAATAATTGTTAAGTATGTTGTACTCTGGGAGTATAGAGAAGGAATAGATTAATTCCAGAATGAAAGGAGAAAGGTGAAGACTGAGGCATGAAACAGAAGGCTTCATGACTGTGGCATatatgttgacttttttttttacctaaagacttaaatttttatttctaattagcTAGTACTAAGACTAGAGCAGTTCAAACAAACAGTACAGACATGAGCATACCTGATCCACACTTTAAATACAGTGTCAtcataaacaagatgagacagaaaaATCTCTCATTATCCACACACCATATCATGTGTTTACTTTTAAAccaactataaagaaagtttgTACATAAAACTCAGAACTAAAATTGATTACATAACTATCTACAAGTTTTTAGTTTGACAAAATATACCACATTCCTCAAAAcaattaaacatagagttactgtATGATCCCGTAATTCCAATTCTGGGTATATATTCGAAATAAAAGCAGGGACCAAAACAGATATTTgtatacccatgttcatagcagcattattcccaATACCCAAAGGGAGGAAGCAACCCAGATATCCGTGGATAGATGAGTagacaaacaaaatgtggtatacacataAAATGGAAGACtattcagcagtaaaaaggaaggaaactgacacacgctgcaacatggatgaaccttgaggacattatgccaagtgCAATAAGCCAGCCACAAATTTATGAGGCACCTGGAGGAGTCACATTCATAAAAGCAGAGAGTagaacagtggttgccagggactggggaggagCGGGTAGGGATAAATGTTTAATGGGTAATTAGTTaattagtgtttaatgggtatgGCATTTCAACTGGggaagatggtggtgatggttgcacaatgtgAACATTCTCAATACTACTGAATTACAcactaaaaatagttaaaatggtaaatttatgtTATGACTAttttaccataatttaaaaaaaccacGTTCATAATATATGTATGTCAGGCCATTTGTGCCGTACACCTTCAACTTATACAAtgctgtatatcaattatatctcaataaactgaaaaaaaaaaaaacaaaaaaaaaactgtgtatcTCAAAGCTGAGATAAGCAACAGACTAGAGAAAACACCTGCATTATGTGAAACACTAGACTACATAAACAGCTCCTAAATTCCTTAGAAAAAGACAAAACCCACTGAAATGCACCAAGGATATGAAGGAAATTTCCTGCAAAACAAAGTATAAATGGCTGTTAAGTACATAAGGATGTTGGTCTCAGCAGTAGTCATAGAGATTCAAATTAAGACACCTTAGGATTAGCATTTTTCATCTCATAGACAGACAAAACCTTACTGATTTTATAATATCCATATGCCAACGGTATGGGGAAGTGAGTACATGCATTCAACGTTAGTGAAAGGCAAATTTGTGTGGGCATTGTTAAGGTCAGCCCAGaatattagtaatattttaaGATGTACACTCTTCAAGCCAGGAATTCCACTTTTAGGTATATATTCTATAAGAAAATAAAGGTACAAAGAAGTATGCACGAATGTGACCTAGAATATTTCACAAAAAAATAAGTGCCTTTATCTTGGATGCTTTCCAGATtaaataaaagcagcaagggaattccctgggcatccaatggttaagactatgctttcactgctgagggccagggttcaattcccAGTCGGCAAACCAGGATCCCACAACCCACAAGGGGCAGCCAAGATAAATAAAAGCAGCAAGGCATAAACATAagccacaaaagaaaaaacagataaagtGGACTTCAACAAATAGTATCAAGAGTCGGAAGTGACTGCTGTACAAGGTTTATTTGGTAGCGATAACAATGGTGACAGATTCTAAAACCTGTGaacatactaaaaaccactgaaaacATACTAAACATACTAAAAACCATGTACACTTTTCATGGGTGAATTATATTGcaagtgaattatatctcaataaagcagcAGCATCTGAAAACATGGGTTTGAATATAGGGTACCCCCTTCTAGGCAAGACATTAACTAATATAAATtaagtttcctcatatataaaatgtgaatatatatctgctctattttataaaattattgtaTTCTTCAAATGAAATACAGTGAGAGTTTCATAAAAACTCACTATACAAACTTAGATAATCTTTAAACATCATTACCTCTTAGATGAAGAATATCTTTACATTAATATCAAGTAAACCTAAAAAGAGTTGTAGCGGTCACAGGATGCTCATATGAGCTGCATTCTTTAGAATtagtaagaaatgaaaaagaatctcataacaaaaatataaaactgaaagaatCAAGAAAACAGAGATACATAgagccaaaggagaaaaaaggaagattaagaagaaattttaaatctaACTTTAAAATCTGTGATTTGTCCTACTTCTTACAAAGCTCAAGTTTTGCTAAATATATTCTAGTTTgtcttaatttgaaaaaatataaacaatagcCTTAAAAGGAATTAACTGAGACCAAAAGCTCTCAACCAGAAAGTGGATCACTGTTTTAGATCACCTGgtttttaattaactaatttatcTTTGATAGAATCTTGCCTATCCTATAGAGATATAATCTTTAGAAAGAAAGCAGTTAAGATGGAGTAAAACACTAAAGTATggtttaaaatgaaagaagaaacaaaatatagATGACATAATAAAACTAAAGAAAGTAAAATGTGTTCTCACCTGTCCATCCATCACTCCCAACAAAGTGGATTCCATCCACTGTACAGGTTCAATGAAGTAAGACGTACACCGAGCCTGACTCCCTGCGGAAAGCAGGGGGGATGCCGTCATCCTCTTGTGGGCAAAGGCTATAGGACCACTTCCTTCATTATGATCCAAAACGCTAGAACTTCTAAATAAAGATCGCCTGCaacccccaaacaaacaaaaacattaatgatttccaaaagaatggaaaaatagattaaaagtgCAGTATTTCTTAGAGGGCAAATTAATATAACAATGAttatgctattttaatttttgataacCTCTACAAGTAACCAGATAACTTTTAAGAATTCATATTCTCCTTGAAATCAGATCTGAATATGAAATTTCTGTATTATTCCATTAAACAAATTCTTCCCGCAAGATTTTAAgaaactgaaacttcagtacttttcTACTGAAACAAAGTAAAATCTCCAGAGGATACAAAATATTTTACCTGCACTTTCTACATTTGTAGAGACCCCCATCTTTCAATCCTTGTGAAATGGCAGATGGGTCAACAGCAAAGAGTTCTTGAGGTAAGTTCTGCAATTCTACATAACATAAAACATATCCATTTGTCAAAATCAACTCTACATTTTCAGACAAAATTCAGTTTGTGTCAAATTGAGgcaagttgctcagtggtaaagaatccacatgccaatacagaagatgaaGATTCAATCtggatccccgggagaaggaaatggcaacccactccagtattcttgcctgggaaatcccatggacagaggagccagtccatggggtcacaagagagtcagacacgactaagcaactaaacaacaaaatgctaatctcagaaattaaaaaaaatctcccgTGTTGAGGAATGAGGACGAGGTGGGAGAGCACAGTGATGCAGCCCTTGGCTTCCAGCACAGACTGCCTGACTTCAAGTTCGAGCCAGCCATTTACAAACCATGTGACCCTGAACAAGCTATTTCTTGCTAAAACACAGTTTAGCTTCAAAAGTGAAATAATGCACCTGAAGCATATGGTCTCAGAGTAAACCACATCTACAAAGGACTGAATGTGCTGTgcttcgttgctcagttgtgtctgactctttgcaaccccatggactatatagcccgccaggctccttagtccatgggatttccgaaagcaagaacactggagtaggttgtcatgacctcctccaggggatctttccaacccaggaatggaacccaggtctcccacattgcaggcggatcctttacccaggctgagccaccagggacgcccaaaAAGGACTGAATACATACTGCCAATTATTACTTACCTGGATACTTCTCCGTAACCTTTTGTAAACGATATTGTTTATAAACTGCACTTGAGGTATCTACTTCACAGCCCATTGCCTGGTATAATTTCAGTTGCCACTCAAACCCCTCATTCATCCTGCAAGGGCAAACAGATACAgagttaaattttctttaaataaataaaactgcatcACAAAAGCAGAATTATTACTGTAACAAGTAACTCACTTGGCCTCTGGCTTGACAGTCTTAAGGTTTTCATAGGCTTCTTCAAAGGTAAGCTGGTCAGTCTTCATCATAAAAGCGCTTATTACAGTCACACTTCGACTGACCCCTGAATGACTgaaaaagaaagctttaaaatatcaaatagcaacaattacaaaaacaaaaaaacccaccccCTATAAATGGTAAAGTTTGGGTCCACTTCTTGTCTGCTTCTTCTACTCAAGTAAATCCTATGCCTCTGAAATACTACTGCTACACAAAAGAAGTATTCCTTGATTTCCTTATTCACTTTTAATTCTGAACCATGTGAATGTATTACCTACTGAAAAATAATTACACTCATTTTTTAGCATCTTATAATGGCttcagataagaaagccttcctcagcgatcaatgcaaagcaatagaggaaaacaacagaatgggaaagactagagatctcttcaagaaaatcagagataccaaggggacatttaatgcaaagatgggcttgataaaggacagaaatggtatggacctaacagaagcagaagatatcaagaagagatggcaagaatacacagaagaactgtacaaaaaagattttcatgacccagataatcacgatggtgtgatcactgacctagagccagacatcctggaatgtgagtcaagagggccttagaaagcatcactacaaacaaagctagtggaggtgatggaattccagttgagctatttcaaatcctgaaagatgatgctgtgaaagtgctgcactcaatatgccagcaaatttggaaaactcagcagtggccacaggactggaaaaggtcagttttcattccaatcctgaagaaaggcaatgccaaagaatgctcaaactaccgcacaattgcattcatctcacccgctagtaaagtaatgctcaaaattctccaagctaggcttcagcaataagtgaaccgtgaacttcctgatgttcaagctggttttagaaaaggcagaggaaccagagatcaaattgccaacatccgctggatgaaaaaagcaagagagttccagaaaaacatctatttctgctttattgactatgccaaagcctttgactgtgtggatcataataaactgtggaaaattctaaaagacatgggaataccagaccacctgacctgcctcttcagaaacttatatgcaggtcaggaaggaacagttagaactggacatggaacaacagactggttccaaataggaaaaggagtacgtcaaggctgtatattgtcactctgcttatttaacttatactcagagtacatcatgagaaacgctgcgctggaagaagcacagctggaatcaagattgccaggagaaatatcaataacctcagatatgcagatgacaccatccttatggcagaaagtgaagaggaactaaaaagcctcttgatgaaagtgaaagaggagagtgaaaaagttggcgtaaagctcaatattcagaaaactaagatcacggcttctggtcccatcacttcatgggaaatagatggggaaacagtgtcaggctttgtttttgggggctccaaaatcactgcagatggtgactgcagccatgaaattaaaagacacttactccttggaaggaaagttctgaccaacctagatagcatattcaaaagcagagatattactttgccaacaaaggtccatctaatcaaggctatagtttttccagtggtcatgtatggatgtgagagttggactgtgaagaaagctgagcaccgaagaattgatacttttgaactgtggtgttggagaagactcttgagagtcccttggactgcaaggaggtccaaccagtccatccgaaaggagatcagtcctgggtgttcattggaaggactgatgctaaagctgaaactccaatactttggccacctcatgagaagagttgactcattggaaaagaccctgatgctgggagggattgggggcaggaggagaaggggacaacagaggatgagatggctggatggcatcactgactcgatggacgtgagtctgagtgaactccgggagttggtgatggacagggaggcctggcgtgttgcgattcatggggtcgcaaagagtcggacaggactgaacaactgaactgaactgaatggcttcaGAACAAATCTAAACTCTTTTGCTCTTGGTTTTAAAGGCTCTGGAGATCTGGTCCCAAACTTCTATTTTATCACTACCTTATATTctttatgtaatatttataaCAAAGGCTGGCTGTAAAATTGCTGACTCAGTAAGCGTAAACTGTTGTAATTACACTCTTTCTGCCACTGCTACGTCCTAATCAATTTTTCTCCTCCAAATCTCCCCTACATCGGCCACGCCTGCctcaaacaaaaacaatgaatatAGCCTGCTCTCCCTCTGAAGTTCAAATAGCCTTAACCTCTGTTAATCTCTCTTACGACGCACCTCACATCCTAGTCTGCATTTCCTCAGTACGCGTCTGGCTACTCGAGAAGAGATTtaaatggcacgccactccagtactcttgcctggaaaatcccatggatggaggagcctggtaggctgtagtccgtggggtcgctaagagtcggacacgactgagcgacttccctttcacttttcactttaattcattggagaaggaaatggcaacccactccagtgttcttgcctggagaatcccaaggacgggggagcctggtgggcttccgtctctggggtcgcacagagtcggacacgactgaagcgacttagcagcagcagcagcaggtgtagaGACTTAGTCTGAAGATTCCTCCTACCCTCGAAAACTCAGCTGCTGCAGAACGAACCAAcacaaacaaaatgaatgaaaagccTGCGCGGTCGTGTCCTGCCCACTCCTCTCTCTGACACAAGCCTACGCAAGAGGGAGCTGGGACAGCCCTCTGGTCCTCTTCTGGGCCCTGGGAGGGAAAGGGTGAGGTGGACCAGGGTAGAAGCGTGGCGGGGTTGCTCTCCCCACGGACCTGACCACTCACCAGTGCACCAGCACCGCGCGGCCCTCGGCGCGAGCCTGGACAATGAAGGCCACACAGCGGTCCAGATGACTGAGCAGGTCGGTCTCGGGTTTGTCCAGCGCTGGCACGAAGAGACTCCGTAGACCCTCGACCCCAGCCCCCGTTTTGAAGTTAGGCTCCTCCGAGTCCACCGTCAGCACTGCCGTGACGCCCGCCTCCCTTAGGTGGTCTGGCTCCGCGACGGCCGCGGCTCCACCCAAGAACAGCCCCGGACGCACTTCCAGCATATGCCTGGCAGAGCTGGCCCGGCTCTGGCTGCCGATCTGGTGCTCGCAGCCATGGCTCCCGTCCTGCGCCTCCAACATGGCGGCGCCCGGGGGCCGGGCAGCGGCGGGCCCTACCACCGAGTAGGCAATTGGCTAGAACGTCCTTACTGTAGGCCCAGCCGGCTGAGTTGCGCCGCTGCTGCCTCGGAGGATTTCGTCTACCGCGGGAATGTGGATTTACTGGGGAAGGTGACGTGACTTCGGCCTGGGCGGAGCTAAACCCCATTCGCAACGGCTTCTGAACCCTAACGCAAATACCTACAGCGTTTCTCAGGCTCTTAGTGTTGAGATTTTTATAGATTTCTGCAGAAGCAGAAAATGGATTCAAGTTGAAATGATGGTCACACCAACTGAATCAGGACCATAATCTTATGCATTTGAAATACAACGCTTTTCCAGTACGTATGAAATCATTTGTTTGTAGTTCTTCTCTTgtgactttttactttttttttctttttgccccccccttttttttattgATATGTGACTTCTTGTTGGTGTATATTATtctgtatatttgaaaatattgatcCCATGGTTTTGTGTCAGTGCACACTCCAAAGACCACTAAGAATCCACGTGTAGTTTTAAATAAATTGAGTTTATTACTCAATCATGAACTGTAGAATTTTGGGAAATGCAGGTCTTAAtagaatgttgctgctgctgctaagtcacttcagtcgtgtccgactctgtgagaccccatagacagcagcccaccaggctcccgtccccgggattctccaggctagaacactggagtgggttgccatttccttctccagtgcatgaaagtgaaaagtgaaagttaagtccctcagtcgtgtccgactcttcgcgaccccatggactgtagcctaccaggttcctccgtccatgggatttcccaggcaagagtactggagtggggtgccttgctgctgctgctgctgctgctaagtcgcttcagtcgtgtccgactctgtgcgaccccatagacggcagcccactaggctcccccgtccctgggattctccaggcaagaacactggagtgggttgccatttccttctccaatgcatgaaagtgaaaagtgaaagttaagtcactcagtcgtatccgactcttagcgaccccatggactgcagcttaggAAGATCCTATTACAGGATTCTggacttcccagggggcgctagtggtaaagaaatcgcctgccagtgcaggagacttaaaagacccgggttcaatctcttgggtccagaagatcctctggaggtgggcatggcaacccactccagtattcttgcctggagaatcccatggacagaggagcctggcgggctacagtccatagggtcgcaaagagttagacacaactgaagcgatttagcatgcattaCAGGATCTGAGCTTATATTAAATGAGTTAGGGCTAAGGGGCTGTGGAAGCAGGACTTTGCTCTGGATTGGACGCTGTCAGGAAGTGGGGGTGATTCTATGATTCAGTATGTTAATAAATCTTACCCAAGAGAAagaaggctcagttcagttcagttcagtctctcagtcgtatccgactctttgcgaccccatgaatcgcaacacgccaggcctccctgtccatcaccaactcccggagttcactcagactcacgtccatcgagtcagtgatgccatccagccatctcatcctctgttgtccccttctcctcctgtgcccaatccctcccagcatcagagtcttttccaatgagtcaactcttcacatgaggtggccaaagtactggactttcagcttcagcatcattccttccaaagaaatcccagggctgatctccttcagaatggactggttggatctccttgcagtccaagggactctcaagagtcttctccaacaccacagttcaaaagcatcaattctttggcactcagccttcttcacagtccaactctcacatccatacatgaccacaggaaaaaccatagccttgactagacggacctttgttggcaaagtaatgtctctgcttttgaatatgctacctaggttggtcatgactttccttccaaggagtaagcgtggaAGGCTAGAGAGATGCTAAAGCTGTAATTGGTCAAGAAATAGCAGtcatggtactggcataaagaagGAAACATGGGCCAAcgcaacagaatagagagcccagaataTGAGCTCACATATATGTGCAAATGATCTTTGGCAAGGGTACCATGACCAAACAATGGTCTTGTCAACAAGTTTTTGGACATGACACCAGAAGCAATACATGGGActtatatcaaactaaaaagtttctgcacagcaaaagaaacaatcaacaaaatgaaaaggctatctacagaacagaaaaaaatatcttcaaaccgtatatctgataaggagttaatatccaaaatatataaagaactcatacaactcaactgcaaataaaaatagaaaatgggcagagaaactgaaaagagatttttttttcctaaagaagacatacaaatggcccaCGGGTACATAAAAAGATCCTTAATATCACTACCCagcagggaaatacaaatcaaaaccatgataagatatcacctcacacttgttagtatgacattaaaaaaaaaaaaaagcaaatactatGTAGCATGTTGGTGAGgctggtggagaaaagggaacccttgtgcattgttggtgggactATAAACGGATATCGCTACTCCGGAAACTGTATGAAAGttcttcaaaaacttaaaaacagagctaccatataatgcagcaatcccatttctggatatatgtccaaaggaaatgaaattagaaTCTTACAGAGATAGCTGCACTCTCAcgttattcacaacagccaataCATGGAAGTGACCTAAATGTTCATCTAAGCATGGATGGTAAAGATGTGatttatatattatgaaatattatttagccaaATGAAAgtaggaaatcctgccatttgtgataacatgaATAGAACGttgagagcattatgctaagtgaagtaagtcagagagagaaagacaaatattgcatcatatcacttatatgtggtaaCTGAAACAGCTAACTCAGAAACAGCATAGAATAATGGTTGCCTAGGGCTGCAGGGAGGAAGAATTGAAGAGTTGTCCAGCTGGTATAGAGTTTCTGTTTTTCAAGATGAAATGGTTAAgagggtaaattttatgttttttcatcatattttttAATAGCAGTCATTTTAGCTAAAATAGAGGTATATTTGGTATTTTGTAATTGGACAATGTTCATGTTCTGTCTTATTCAGACATAATGATGCTGGTCTTTGTCTTACTTCATCATGCTCTCGGAGTTGCCTTGTCTGATGTTGATTTTCTGTGAAGTTGTTTACATTCagcaggagaggaaaaaacaCCTACCTGTGAGCGCCTGGCCAGCTGTAGCAGCACTAAGGAAGATCTACTTCATAGTACCAAGCCAGTTCCTGGATGCCAGGGTCTGCTTTCCTCTTTCTCATATATGACTTTATGATTTTCAAAGAGATTGAGACTTGG
This window contains:
- the DUSP12 gene encoding dual specificity protein phosphatase 12, with translation MLEAQDGSHGCEHQIGSQSRASSARHMLEVRPGLFLGGAAAVAEPDHLREAGVTAVLTVDSEEPNFKTGAGVEGLRSLFVPALDKPETDLLSHLDRCVAFIVQARAEGRAVLVHCHSGVSRSVTVISAFMMKTDQLTFEEAYENLKTVKPEAKMNEGFEWQLKLYQAMGCEVDTSSAVYKQYRLQKVTEKYPELQNLPQELFAVDPSAISQGLKDGGLYKCRKCRRSLFRSSSVLDHNEGSGPIAFAHKRMTASPLLSAGSQARCTSYFIEPVQWMESTLLGVMDGQLLCPKCNAKLGSFNWYGEQCSCGRWIAPAFQIHKSRVDETKTLPVWGSQTRKTGTRYM